The Myxocyprinus asiaticus isolate MX2 ecotype Aquarium Trade chromosome 46, UBuf_Myxa_2, whole genome shotgun sequence genome includes the window TTTACTATATAAGTAATAAAAACCAGACAATAATGTGCCATTACTGTTTTAGATCTAATCTGCACACATGGTAATTCGAGACCCCAGTGTGATACTGAATTTGACTGTGTTGTGTGTGATGTTTCAGATATTGATGAATGTGAGACGGGCACACACAACTGCGCACCTGAACTCCAGTGCCAGAATACGGTCGGGTCGTTCCGTTGCCGACCAAAAGTGCAGTGTGGCGCGGGATTCATACAGGATGCTCTTGGGAGCTGCATCGGTGAGCCAAAAACAGTGGTTGCCAAGTGGAAGTTTAATATATAGTGTTGGGGGTTTGTTCAAATTACAATGAGCAATAGTAAGAGTGATGCTTGCTAACAAgttttatttattcatctttgtcttTGACAGATATAAACGAGTGTTTAAGTGTAACTGGACCATGTCAACCAGGTCAGATGTGTTTTAATACAGTCGGCTCTTACACATGCCAGAGAAACACGGTTAACTGCGGCCGTGGATACCACCTGAATGCCGAGGGAACTCGCTGCATAGGTAAGCAAAGATTATTTAcagattatttattttctgtttcacttggaaatatcaTGTTACAAAATGGCCTTTGAATGCAGTTTTACATTGACTTTAAGGGCTATATTTGACGTTTGTAgcaaataattacttttttagtatttatttttgtgctgagGTCTTAATTGAGTCTTGCATTAAACTAAATCACTTTCTCACTCAGATATTGACGAGTGTGCGGGGCCTGATAACACCTGCGATGGTCACGGCTGTATTAATATGATGGGCTCGTACCGCTGCGAGTGTCGATCCGGTTACATGTTCAACAGCATCAACAGACTTTGCGAAGGTGAGTGTTGCTGTTGGGGGGTCAGTTGATCACCACTGTGTTCTTGACTATGacttttaaatgaatagttttaattgttaattgtgtcatcatttactcacccacacaaTGTTCTTTATGTAAATTCATTTAGATAAATgacatatcctcttgtttatgAGCCATCAGATTAACTATCCTGCATTTCTGTCTCTTGAACATCAGACATCAATGAATGCAGGAATTATCCTGGACGTCTGTGTGCTCATAAATGCGAGAATGTCCTGGGGTCCTACCAATGCAGCTGTTCTACTGGCTTTAAGCTGGCCAACGATGGGAGAAACTGTAATGGTACGGATGAATCACTTACTTTTTTAACAGAATATGAATAACTTATCAGTTATTTACAAAAAATCTTTAAACATCCTCAAAATTACACTGCAAAAAGTCAATACACCTAAACATTCTCAAAGGAAGATAAATTGGCTTGAGAAGCAGAATTGTGCAATATTATAAATTACGAAATTCCAACTTGTAAAAAACGTTCATGTCTTCGTAGAACGTTGTAAACTCacaattctatgaaagctcccaCTTGACAGTTGTTTGCTTGTTTCACATTTATTTAGCCAGGCAAGTCACTTAAGGACAAAATTCTTATTTACAATAACAGCCTGGCAGAGGGAAAACAACTTCCTGAACACCAAAAACATACATacaatacataaacacatactaagacacacacacgcacacacacaaatatatatatatatatatatatatatatatatatatatatatatatatatatatatatatatatatttatatatatattaccatggtatcatgtaccatgtccaaaaaaaatgtattaccatgttatatgcccaaaaacatggtatgttcatggtacatgtccagaaaaaCATGTTATACAGTACCATGAACATATCATGTTTTTgggcatataccatggtaatcatAGTATTTGGGCATCATAGTATATGCCCCCCAAAAAATGTATTACCATGTatatgcccaaaaacatggtatttttatGGTACGTCCagaaaaaatggtattaccatggtatatgcccaaaaacatttttaaaaaagtatcGACATTAAGTAATTTCTGCAAATCATTCCAATCATTAGGAGCAGCAAAATTAAAAGCAAAACGGTCGTGACTTCATGtaaaaaagaaccaatatggcagtggcctcaacagttaaaggtagttAAACATAAACACCATTTTCttgttgagtatttttgtcttattttttggtaataatatctaaacatccttaaaacaagatccacAAAAAAATTTGTGAGGCAGAATGGCATGAGAtataaagtcttgttttcagagaaatcgaacAAAAATTGGtggagtttatgcttaaaacaagaaaaaaatatttgccaatggagtaagaaaaataaacttgttttccctttgaatcaagttttttctctcacaccattggcaaataattttcttgttataagcacaAATGTTACTAAATTGTACTAGACTTctctggaaacaagacaaaatacctTATGTCATTCCCAagtgaatttatcttgttttaagaatgtttacatatttttactggaaaacaagacttttTTCTCCATGTGAACACAAAGACCTGTTTGATTTGCTGTTTTATTATAGCTAATGTTACCTGGAGTGCTTTCTTTATTCTTacacattttgcaagaacatatagacgtgaattaatgaattaatgaattaatgtagtgattaaatgttttgctgtcaTCAACAAAGCCATAGAAACAATTATTTCTCTGAAGAAGTATCTCCAAAATGTCATCTCGTTATTAATTCCAACAAAACGTGAATGCAGCATTAAATGTTATGCAATTTACTCCTCATGTAAGTTTATTTAGATATATCGAGTAGGAAATTAGTTCTTGCAGTTTAACCATTCTTTACAGAATATCTAATATTTTCAGGTGTGGTCTCACTGGCTTGTCATTTAACTCGTAGATCTCAACGAATGTGAGACGAAGCCCTGCAGTCAGGAGTGTGCAAATGTGTATGGATCCTACCAGTGTTACTGTCGCCGCGGTTACCAGCTGAGTGATGTGGACGGAATCACTTGTGAGGGTGAGTGGCTTAAGACGTATGTTACATTTGGAATTGAATACTACCGTTTAGTGcatacttggaaaaaaaaaaaaaaacaattctaaaaatAGTATGTTTAAAAACGGTATGCATCATGCAATATACTCAAAATGTTTCATTATGGGATAATAAAAAAATGCCTTTTACAACTAGGTAAAGTTtgccaagacaaactttgatgttgccttgacaaagccttgtttgaagttttaagtttgatggttatacagacattacagtaagacaaactagatagatagataatcagACAGACTGTTACATAGATAGTCAGATAAACcctcagatagacagacagacagatagattaaaGCTTGAACAGATCAAATGTCTTTTgcaggtttgtttacatttgaatttttgactgctggagtttgaattaacaagcattctGTTGACAcctttgaacattccgtcaatgtaagtttatgggatttttcccatttttgatagtccgctgtgtgaaaaccgttagtctgatcagttagaaaatacACAGCACACTATTCTAGAAtattctgaaggtctgtaccaaatttgatgaatgtagcttgaaagctcttggaggagttagtgtttgtagaataacagtacgTTTGCTTTGTCAAGACAACATAATAAATGTTTCAAGCAGTATTAtgatacattgttgtcacatgacctcactttGTTAAGATTAATTCGGAGCATGGAATCTAGTTATTATCTCAGTAATAAAAAAAGGATTACTGTGGACAGGCACTACATACACGTACACAAATACATTGTTGACTTGCATGTTTGCACCAATTGTACTGCATTTGTCAACTGCATAGCACTCCATGTTAGGTGTAAAACTCATGTCATGGTATCTTATTTCTTCAGACATTGATGAGTGTGCTCTGCCGACTGGTGGACACATCTGCTTGTACCGATGTCATAACACGCTGGGAAGCTTCCACTGCACGTGTCCGGTGACAGGATACAGGCTTGCCCCCAACGGACGCAGCTGCCAGGGTCAGAAACACATTATTATGAGAATTATTCAAGCTCAGAATGAAAACTATTTACTGTTTACAGGATGCTTTGGTTAAATCAGAATTATGAAACGAATAGTGCTGGTTCCTGCAGTAAAATAGCCCATGTTTACGATATATAGCCTACTGAATGCTTTGTTTATTATGGTTATTATTAATAACCATAATAATTTAACAAACCATGAGAGACCgtgtattacagtaattttaccatgGTAAGGGGTGCTTAGGCATGAATCAAAATAAACTATTCTTCCACCAAGCAATATAGTGTACTATATAAAATTGTACAgcattaatataaaatgtgcaGCATTTTTACAACAACTTTTATCACAGCTCATCCTATCGGAATTATGAGTTGACCttggtaaaataaatgttttaatatggaATAATTATTAAGACcaacatttttttccacattggCAGATATCGATGAGTGTGTAACCGGCACTCACACCTGTACGGAGTCTGAGAGCTGTTTCAACATTCAGGGTGGATTCAAGTGCCTGACATTTGACTGCCCGGCCAACTACACACGCTCTGAAGAAACGTAAGTGTAAGAAATTACACAATCAATTGCTCAAACAACAGCTAAGCTTCCATAAAGTTTAAAGTCAacttgaaaaattattttgcaacctaTTATACTTCCATAATGCATTGTTTTTCAGAGTAGGCGTAACATGCCAGAATGAaaacaggtggttggaggggagggctTGGAAAAAAGGGCTTGATGACATAAGCTGAAAAGAAGTCGTTTTagaacaaacatgtttttttatttgcaaaattgTGCAATGATGTACCTTACATATTAGACAATGAATGTGTATTAAGACATTTTATGTTGAGTCACGTTTATGAACGAttttcaacttttattttaattcaccaacATTGCGGCTAAATATATGAATTTTAAACAAATTCCAACTAAGTCACAAATATAGTTTTAAGTAGCTTTAAGGAGTTTCAAGAGCCACAGGTTGGTATTATTAGTGCAATAACGTTGGGGTTTCCTAACAAATATGCAAGTCACAATGTGCATTAACGTTGCATACAAAATGGCTGCAAATGCAATGCATGAAAGTCCAACACTTTAATTTTTGAGTTTGATTAATCCATGTTTTACATTTTGCAAGTGCTGCCAGTTAATTCCCcttgaaatgcacaaagaaagCACAGCTAGAGACTGACCAATCTGTGTTGTCCCTCTGAATGCTACACCCCCTTAAACAAACCCCACCCCCCTAAAAACCACACACTTTTCCGCATGTTGTGCACTGCACCATTCTAACACTCCCTCTTTCATCTCTTCCTTCTATCTCCCTTTTGCAGTCGCTGCGAACGCTTGCCTTGTAATCAGACTAGCGAGTGTGTCGCCTTGCCTGTGAGAATTACCTACTACCACCTGACATTCCCAACCAAAATTCCCATTCCAACCAACATCTTCCGCATGGGCCCCTCCAACTCCGTGATCGGGGACGACATCGAGGTGGCCATTGTCGACGGCAACCAGGGAGGCTACTTCGCCGCCAAACGTCTGGACCACGGCGGCGTACTGGTGGTCCAGAAACCAATCACGGTTCCTCAGGACTTTGAAATCTCGTTGGAAATGAAACTTAGGCGATTCAGACACCTTAGCATTTACCTCTTCAAGATTCGCTTGTTTGTGACCCCTGATGAACTGAGCAATGCAATCAttgaatgaaatgtaaaaatcattttctaaatcagtattttgtattgttttccagtaaaaatgttgACAAGATACATTTAGTGGCCCTCAGTGTTCCTCAGGTGAGGCCAGATCAGGTGTCTAATGTAATATATTACCTGAGGTCTTAACGTTGCCTTTCTTCAAGTATAACAACTGCTGTTCCattattaacctttttttaaatacatttactgtagtcTATGACTGTAGCTAAAAGTAGAAACTACTTTTAGACGTCCACTGATGGCCAAACTGTGATCGCAAAATGTGAAAGCCGATGTTGACCGTCCTAAAATGTTTTGTAATACTTGACTTGTGAAAGTACTGGCCACTAGATGGAGCTTTAAGGCAAAGCAATTCAACAAAAGTGAGCTGATGTCAAAATAAATTTATatccttacatttaaaaaaaataataataatttagtctattattttctaataaaaTATTACTGACTTCATTCTTTTTGGCTTTAGTCATATTTTTATTATCTTTATGAGGATTTTCCCTTTAACTGGACAGAGTGAAGAACTGGGGTAGGGGGTTCTCATAtacttttaaaagttaaataGTTTATTGTGGTGCAgtttcatctgtcacttggtaatatggctaatttcactgttgtttatgcatttacaaaattagcacacacacactcacacacacacacacacacacacacacacactcactcactcacacacacacacacacactcacacacacacacacactcactcactcacacacacacacacacacacacactcactcacacacacacactcactcacacacacacacgcacactttcatgcacacacacacacacacacacacacacacactcacacacatacacaatcacacacacacacacacacacacacacacacacacacacacacacacactcacacacatacacaatcacacacacactcacacacacacacacacacacacacacacacacacacacacacatacacaatcacactcacactcacacacattcacacacacacacacacacacacacattcactcacacacacacacacacacacacacacaatcacactcacacacacatacacactcacacacacacacacacacactcacacacattcaca containing:
- the LOC127436059 gene encoding fibulin-1-like isoform X3 gives rise to the protein MGPFFIMLFSLCGVLQAQETKALISLDNCCKDGKQRGLESQDCTSLPLISESTTCRIAQEQCCAAVLEDNTCTNGINMAKDQGSCHALLSGSTCETKTAKMCCECCLLGRAAQEQDLSCDLSLPVGYQCGLVSRRCCLDRSPDSDAKYTEVVDKTSQGAIPSAGDQCKAANCAHSCVGNGTCVCFEGYKFKADGKTCEDINECLLGSHHCRTGERCINTMGSYRCQREVSCGTGYELTENNKCEDIDECETGTHNCAPELQCQNTVGSFRCRPKVQCGAGFIQDALGSCIDINECLSVTGPCQPGQMCFNTVGSYTCQRNTVNCGRGYHLNAEGTRCIDIDECAGPDNTCDGHGCINMMGSYRCECRSGYMFNSINRLCEDINECRNYPGRLCAHKCENVLGSYQCSCSTGFKLANDGRNCNDLNECETKPCSQECANVYGSYQCYCRRGYQLSDVDGITCEDIDECALPTGGHICLYRCHNTLGSFHCTCPVTGYRLAPNGRSCQDIDECVTGTHTCTESESCFNIQGGFKCLTFDCPANYTRSEETRCERLPCNQTSECVALPVRITYYHLTFPTKIPIPTNIFRMGPSNSVIGDDIEVAIVDGNQGGYFAAKRLDHGGVLVVQKPITVPQDFEISLEMKLRRFRHLSIYLFKIRLFVTPDELSNAIIE